In one window of Armatimonadota bacterium DNA:
- a CDS encoding DNA polymerase III subunit alpha, translating into MFVHLHVHSPFSFLDGASAIEDLVEAAASFDMPALAVTDHNNLSAAVRFHHIAIAAGITPIIGAEVTVGATADIAPPPSGERPGRGGDGGLMHPHPALSPTGRGFRGRADPRPVAPPGQIPKPPHHLTLLAQNSRGYANLCRILTHAHLSQPRLQPATLPEVMRDHSEGIIALSGCRRGEVPSLISQRRFAEAEEAAQRLRDVFGPDRFFLEMQHLLLPGEKDLNARLAELAAHLGVKLVTTNNVHHRRRDDFLIHDVLTCARTLTKLDDVHPERRLNAQTYFRSEREMREFFGDYPQALEAAGRIAEICEPALDPGEYRFPKYPVPEGETAYEMLERLAGQGARKRYGDIKGAVARRLRHELSVIRQLGFQDYFLAVWDLAQFARREGIRCAGRGSAADSLVAYCLSLTSVDPVARGLLFERFMSLERAAPPDIDLDFQAERRDDVTNYVIAKYGREHVGAVATYNTFRARSAVRDLGKAMGFPLDDLDHLSSRLPYLPADAIDAAFDAVPELRDSDIPRERYRELMEICKAVAGFPRHLSTHLGGIVITGAPIMDVSPLQMAAKGMPVMHFDKDDVEDLGLIKLDLLCLRMLSAVEDSVRAIGAREPGFDYEAIPYDDKESYDLVASTETVGLFQLESPAQRALHARLKPDRFEDLVASVAIIRPGPILANMVDPYLARRSGREPVTYLHPALERILSKTYGVVLFQEQVIEIATEIAGFTPGEADQLRRAMTHQRSWENMERIGEQFIRRARERGVTEQVAREIFSYIHAYAGYGFCEAHAAAFADTAYKTAYLMAHYPTEFYAALLSNQPMGFWPPNTLIWEAKRKGIDILGPDVNRSQAKFTVEEVGERPAVAPLVGAQHAVPLSRAARSDAAKSAHKAIRVGLIQIRGIGEASLTAILTARSDGPFRSLEDFCRRVRADRDLLRNMILCGAFDSLCPNRRQALWELDAALAAAEEEGAPPRLTECRDRSPDRPDGEPEWSPAPRSDGLRSAQTADFSAREKWHHEFDILDIAIREHPIGLIRERLRRQGVITAAQAKQSRSGRRVKVAGTIIRPHRPPTKSGRTVVFFTLEDETGLLDVTVFDSVYQRCGEAIFSQPIVTVAGRLDRRGDPSTPAALTADDVT; encoded by the coding sequence TGCCCCTCCCCCTTCCGGGGAGAGACCTGGGAGAGGGGGCGACGGCGGGCTCATGCACCCTCACCCTGCCCTCTCCCCGACAGGGAGAGGGTTTCGCGGGCGTGCAGATCCAAGACCGGTCGCACCGCCAGGGCAGATACCAAAGCCTCCCCATCACCTCACTCTGCTTGCCCAGAACTCCCGGGGCTATGCCAACCTCTGCCGCATTCTGACCCACGCCCACCTCTCGCAGCCGCGGCTCCAGCCCGCGACTTTGCCGGAGGTGATGCGCGACCACAGCGAGGGCATCATCGCGCTGTCGGGGTGCAGGAGAGGGGAAGTCCCATCGCTCATTTCGCAGCGCCGATTCGCCGAGGCGGAAGAGGCGGCGCAGCGCTTGCGCGACGTCTTCGGCCCCGACCGGTTCTTCCTGGAGATGCAGCACCTCCTGCTGCCCGGGGAGAAGGACCTCAACGCCCGGCTGGCGGAGTTGGCCGCGCACCTGGGCGTAAAACTCGTGACCACCAACAACGTGCATCATCGCCGCCGCGACGATTTTCTCATCCACGACGTCCTCACCTGCGCCCGCACGCTGACCAAGCTGGACGACGTGCACCCCGAGCGCCGCCTCAACGCGCAGACATACTTCCGCTCCGAGCGGGAGATGCGGGAGTTCTTCGGCGATTACCCGCAGGCACTGGAGGCGGCGGGGCGCATCGCGGAGATATGCGAGCCGGCGTTGGATCCCGGCGAATATCGCTTCCCGAAATACCCGGTGCCGGAGGGGGAAACGGCTTATGAGATGCTCGAACGCCTGGCCGGGCAAGGCGCGCGCAAGCGCTACGGAGACATCAAGGGCGCAGTCGCCCGCCGCCTGCGCCACGAGCTTTCGGTCATCCGCCAACTCGGCTTCCAGGATTACTTCCTCGCGGTCTGGGATCTGGCGCAGTTCGCCCGCCGCGAGGGCATTCGCTGCGCCGGGCGCGGCTCGGCGGCCGACAGCCTGGTCGCCTACTGCCTGAGTCTGACGAGCGTTGACCCCGTCGCGCGCGGGCTGCTGTTCGAGCGGTTCATGAGCCTGGAGCGCGCGGCGCCGCCCGACATTGATCTCGACTTCCAGGCCGAGCGCCGCGACGACGTCACGAATTACGTGATCGCCAAATACGGCCGGGAGCACGTCGGCGCGGTCGCGACGTACAACACCTTCCGCGCGCGCAGCGCGGTGCGCGACCTGGGCAAGGCGATGGGGTTTCCCCTGGATGATCTGGATCATCTCTCCAGCCGCCTCCCCTACCTGCCGGCCGATGCGATTGACGCCGCCTTCGACGCCGTGCCCGAGCTGCGCGACAGCGATATCCCCCGCGAGCGGTATCGAGAGCTGATGGAAATCTGCAAGGCGGTGGCCGGCTTCCCTCGGCATCTCTCGACCCACCTCGGCGGCATCGTCATCACCGGCGCGCCGATCATGGACGTCTCGCCTTTGCAAATGGCGGCCAAGGGCATGCCCGTCATGCACTTTGACAAGGACGATGTCGAAGACCTGGGGCTGATCAAGCTCGACCTGCTGTGCCTGCGCATGCTCTCGGCGGTGGAGGACAGCGTGCGCGCGATCGGGGCGCGCGAGCCGGGGTTCGACTACGAGGCGATCCCATATGACGACAAGGAATCCTACGACCTCGTCGCCTCGACCGAAACGGTCGGTTTGTTCCAACTCGAGAGCCCGGCGCAGCGCGCCTTGCACGCGCGGCTGAAGCCGGACCGGTTCGAGGACCTGGTGGCGAGCGTGGCCATCATCCGGCCGGGGCCGATCCTGGCGAACATGGTTGACCCATACCTCGCGCGGAGGTCGGGGCGCGAGCCGGTGACGTATCTTCATCCCGCGCTGGAGCGGATTCTGTCGAAGACCTACGGCGTGGTGCTGTTCCAGGAGCAGGTGATCGAGATCGCCACCGAGATCGCGGGGTTCACGCCAGGGGAGGCCGACCAACTGCGCCGCGCGATGACGCACCAGCGCTCGTGGGAGAACATGGAGCGCATCGGCGAGCAGTTCATCCGGCGCGCGCGGGAGCGCGGGGTGACGGAGCAAGTGGCGCGGGAGATTTTCTCCTACATTCACGCCTACGCCGGCTACGGCTTTTGCGAGGCGCACGCGGCGGCGTTCGCCGATACCGCGTACAAGACGGCGTACCTGATGGCGCACTACCCAACGGAGTTTTACGCGGCGCTGCTGTCCAATCAGCCCATGGGCTTCTGGCCGCCGAATACGCTGATCTGGGAGGCGAAGCGAAAAGGCATCGACATCCTGGGGCCGGACGTGAACCGCAGCCAGGCGAAGTTCACGGTGGAGGAGGTTGGCGAGCGTCCCGCCGTCGCGCCGCTTGTAGGGGCACAGCATGCTGTGCCCCTATCTCGAGCCGCGCGAAGCGATGCTGCGAAGTCTGCGCACAAGGCCATCCGCGTCGGGCTGATTCAGATTCGCGGCATCGGCGAGGCGTCGCTGACAGCGATCCTCACGGCGCGGAGTGATGGGCCGTTCCGGTCGCTGGAGGATTTCTGCCGGCGGGTGCGGGCCGACCGCGACCTCCTCCGCAACATGATTCTGTGCGGGGCGTTCGATTCGCTGTGCCCCAATCGGCGGCAGGCGTTATGGGAACTCGACGCGGCGCTGGCGGCGGCGGAGGAGGAGGGCGCGCCCCCGCGGCTCACTGAATGCAGGGACCGATCTCCTGATCGGCCCGACGGCGAGCCGGAGTGGAGCCCAGCCCCTAGGAGTGATGGATTGCGGTCAGCCCAAACCGCCGATTTCTCGGCGCGCGAGAAATGGCATCATGAATTCGACATCCTGGACATCGCGATACGGGAGCATCCGATCGGCCTCATCCGCGAGCGCCTGCGCCGGCAGGGGGTCATCACCGCGGCACAGGCCAAGCAATCCCGCAGCGGGCGGCGGGTGAAAGTGGCGGGGACGATCATTCGCCCCCACCGCCCGCCGACGAAGAGCGGGCGCACGGTGGTGTTCTTCACGTTGGAGGACGAGACCGGGCTGCTCGATGTGACGGTGTTTGACTCCGTCTATCAGCGCTGCGGGGAGGCCATCTTCAGCCAGCCGATCGTGACCGTGGCCGGCCGCCTCGACCGGCGGGGGGATCCATCAACCCCCGCTGCGCTAACAGCAGATGATGTGACGTGA
- a CDS encoding ATP-binding protein, with product MAGQASRRVRDMLEAAGVSADIVRRVSIATYEAEMNVVIYAPSGSIAVAVTPTDVQVCVADNGPGIADLEQAMRPGYSTAPEKARAMGFGAGMGLPNIARSCDELSIETGHEAGGTRIVMRFRREQREGARR from the coding sequence ATGGCGGGGCAGGCGTCGCGCCGCGTGCGAGACATGCTCGAAGCGGCAGGGGTGAGCGCCGATATCGTTCGCCGGGTGAGCATCGCCACGTACGAGGCGGAGATGAATGTCGTCATCTATGCGCCGTCCGGGTCGATCGCCGTGGCTGTGACTCCCACTGACGTGCAGGTGTGCGTGGCGGACAACGGGCCGGGCATCGCCGATCTGGAGCAGGCGATGCGCCCCGGCTATTCGACGGCGCCTGAGAAGGCGCGCGCGATGGGGTTTGGCGCCGGGATGGGGCTGCCCAACATAGCGCGCTCGTGCGATGAGCTGTCAATCGAAACCGGCCATGAAGCGGGCGGCACGCGGATCGTGATGCGCTTTCGCCGCGAGCAGCGGGAGGGGGCGCGACGATGA
- a CDS encoding carboxypeptidase regulatory-like domain-containing protein, whose protein sequence is MLALLALVAGLIAAPACAGVTPAGTVIQNTAAIRYQDSSGRAQPAAWSNLVTVVVSEPVAEAGVLVTPSAGWGYGGPGEVVFYAVAVTNTGSAPDSFDLSIRSAADPAWAVAIYKDDGAGGGIPGNGIHEPYEYNSAATTGVLAVNAVFRCFVAVLIPQSAQGEDGDIATLSATSRADPAVRVRAAFTTAVLPAPLKGQVKDRASGECLIGATVNVYRDETWVDSTLAEGRYAMYEFGRELPPGLYRVSASRDGYVRQTKWNIPVTGTDTAYVNFFLEPAVARSARLTGAVTDEVTSAPVIGATVLAFRDGDLVQQATTGSDGVYEISTDLPAGVYAVKVAAYGYAAEEEPAVYLFAGETTVLNLSLTPTGGGVVDPADSARVTGRVIDRATGAPIPGAAVIVRSYASVIGRAVTGPTGTYDISQNLPAGVYVVEVFASGYIPQGVSDVRFVAGRTTMVNFSLIRW, encoded by the coding sequence TTGCTTGCTCTGCTAGCGCTTGTCGCCGGCCTGATCGCAGCTCCCGCTTGCGCCGGGGTCACGCCCGCGGGCACGGTCATCCAGAACACGGCTGCGATTCGCTACCAGGACTCGTCGGGCCGCGCGCAGCCTGCCGCGTGGTCCAACCTCGTCACGGTGGTCGTCAGCGAGCCCGTCGCCGAGGCCGGGGTGCTGGTGACCCCGAGTGCCGGCTGGGGGTACGGAGGGCCCGGCGAGGTCGTCTTCTACGCCGTGGCCGTCACCAACACCGGCAGCGCTCCCGACTCCTTCGACCTCAGCATCCGTTCCGCCGCCGACCCCGCCTGGGCGGTCGCAATCTACAAAGACGACGGCGCCGGAGGAGGCATCCCCGGCAACGGCATACATGAGCCGTATGAGTACAACTCGGCTGCGACCACCGGCGTTCTCGCCGTCAATGCCGTGTTCCGCTGCTTCGTCGCGGTCCTCATCCCGCAGAGCGCCCAGGGCGAGGACGGCGACATCGCCACTCTTTCAGCGACCTCGCGCGCCGACCCCGCCGTTCGCGTGAGGGCCGCCTTCACCACGGCGGTCTTGCCTGCCCCGCTGAAAGGGCAGGTGAAGGATCGCGCTTCCGGCGAATGCTTGATCGGCGCCACGGTCAATGTGTATCGCGACGAGACGTGGGTGGACAGCACCCTCGCCGAGGGGCGCTATGCTATGTACGAGTTCGGCCGCGAGTTGCCCCCAGGACTGTACCGGGTGAGCGCCTCGCGCGACGGATACGTGCGGCAAACCAAGTGGAATATCCCCGTCACCGGGACGGACACCGCCTACGTGAACTTCTTCCTGGAGCCCGCCGTCGCACGGTCTGCACGGCTCACCGGCGCGGTGACAGATGAGGTCACCAGTGCGCCCGTCATCGGTGCGACGGTCCTCGCGTTCAGGGACGGTGACCTGGTGCAGCAAGCCACCACCGGTTCGGACGGCGTCTATGAGATCAGCACCGATCTTCCTGCAGGCGTGTATGCCGTGAAGGTCGCGGCGTACGGCTACGCGGCGGAGGAGGAGCCGGCGGTGTATCTCTTCGCCGGCGAGACGACGGTTCTGAATCTCTCCCTCACGCCGACCGGGGGCGGGGTCGTTGATCCCGCCGACTCTGCGCGGGTGACGGGTCGCGTCATTGACCGGGCGACCGGCGCGCCGATCCCCGGCGCCGCCGTCATTGTGCGCAGCTATGCGTCCGTGATAGGTCGAGCGGTCACCGGGCCGACTGGAACCTACGACATCAGCCAGAATCTCCCGGCGGGGGTTTACGTTGTCGAAGTGTTCGCCTCCGGCTACATACCGCAGGGGGTGTCGGACGTGCGGTTCGTCGCGGGGCGCACCACGATGGTCAACTTCTCGCTGATCCGCTGGTAG
- the nuoE gene encoding NADH-quinone oxidoreductase subunit NuoE produces MSGSHACKCACERSEEELYAELDALLNEHREDSASLIQVLHRAQNLFGYVPRTAQVRIARALGLTEAEVEGVVSFYHYFTRVPRGKHTIRVCLGTACYVRGGRKIVDQMEKELGIEVGGTTEDRDFSLETVRCIGACGLSPVMTVDEDVYRRVPPAKAGKLVGKYRTEAA; encoded by the coding sequence ATGAGCGGATCACATGCGTGTAAGTGTGCCTGCGAGCGCAGCGAAGAGGAACTGTACGCGGAACTCGACGCCCTGCTCAACGAGCACCGGGAGGATTCCGCGTCTCTGATCCAGGTTCTGCACCGAGCGCAGAATCTGTTCGGCTACGTGCCGCGCACGGCGCAGGTACGGATCGCGCGCGCGCTGGGGTTGACGGAAGCGGAAGTGGAGGGCGTGGTCAGCTTCTACCACTACTTCACGCGAGTGCCCCGGGGCAAGCACACGATCCGGGTCTGTCTCGGCACGGCATGCTACGTCCGCGGCGGGCGCAAGATCGTGGATCAGATGGAGAAGGAATTGGGGATCGAGGTCGGCGGGACGACCGAGGACCGCGACTTCAGCCTCGAGACAGTACGCTGCATTGGGGCGTGCGGCCTGTCGCCGGTGATGACGGTGGACGAGGACGTCTACCGGCGCGTGCCGCCGGCCAAGGCGGGCAAGCTCGTGGGCAAGTATCGAACCGAGGCGGCTTGA
- a CDS encoding HAMP domain-containing protein, giving the protein MINLRISARLIGGFLVVVGLIGVIGVIALDGLRDVSARYQDALDAYCGQAVAGLELKAAVLQHVRAQKNYLLRGDPEYLTEARGEAQRMRAARLKLEAATRSRDDLDLLRQLDERVDLLDQTFRASVATRQAQGIEEADAAMRGKAAAVTAVLDDFVARAEEGAQREAARAQDQARRTGALTVILIVCLGLLALFLGLVLSLSVTRPLGRLQSQIDAVAQGRAAPPEPAAEGRDEVAQIARAFHELVQEAALLREMEARSKRLEEFSSRVARAQEEERELIARELHDGLGQALTAIKLDLAAAARAVSPEAEATREHLLKAQRLADEGIDELRRLAFDLRPAALDNLGLVAALESYARGFKDRGVTVAVEADAFEPRLPFEVETALYRICQEALTNISKHAQASHAVVRLRREPDTVRLTVTDDGVGFDTAAVTRSDGTLKGIGLLSMERRAEELGGTFRIESAPGRGTTVYVTVPRRPQRQV; this is encoded by the coding sequence GTGATTAACCTCCGCATAAGCGCCAGGCTGATCGGCGGATTCCTTGTCGTCGTGGGCCTGATCGGAGTGATCGGGGTGATCGCTCTGGACGGCCTGCGCGACGTCAGCGCGCGTTACCAGGATGCGCTCGATGCGTACTGCGGGCAGGCAGTCGCGGGGCTGGAGTTGAAAGCGGCCGTGCTGCAGCATGTCAGAGCGCAGAAGAACTACCTGCTGCGGGGCGACCCCGAGTATCTGACAGAGGCCCGCGGGGAGGCGCAGCGCATGCGCGCCGCGCGCCTCAAGCTGGAAGCCGCGACGCGGAGTCGGGACGACCTCGACCTGCTGCGACAACTGGACGAACGGGTAGACCTGCTCGATCAGACCTTCCGAGCGAGTGTGGCGACGCGACAGGCGCAGGGCATCGAGGAGGCTGACGCGGCGATGCGGGGCAAAGCGGCGGCGGTGACCGCGGTTCTCGACGACTTCGTCGCGCGCGCAGAGGAGGGAGCGCAGCGGGAGGCGGCGCGCGCGCAGGATCAAGCCCGCCGCACCGGGGCGCTCACCGTGATCCTCATCGTTTGTCTTGGCTTGCTTGCGCTCTTCCTCGGTCTGGTGCTGTCACTGTCGGTGACCCGGCCGTTGGGACGGCTCCAGTCGCAGATTGACGCAGTCGCCCAGGGCCGCGCCGCGCCCCCCGAACCGGCGGCGGAGGGGCGGGACGAAGTCGCCCAGATCGCACGCGCGTTTCACGAGTTGGTGCAGGAGGCCGCGCTGCTGCGCGAGATGGAGGCGCGCAGCAAGCGGCTCGAGGAATTCTCGTCGCGCGTTGCGCGAGCGCAGGAGGAAGAACGAGAGCTCATCGCGCGCGAGCTTCACGACGGCCTGGGCCAGGCGCTGACCGCCATCAAGCTCGACCTCGCGGCGGCCGCCCGCGCGGTGAGTCCCGAAGCCGAGGCGACGAGAGAGCACCTGCTCAAGGCGCAGCGGCTCGCCGACGAGGGCATCGACGAACTGCGGCGATTGGCCTTCGACCTGCGGCCGGCGGCGCTCGACAATCTCGGCTTGGTCGCCGCCTTGGAGTCCTACGCGCGAGGGTTCAAGGATCGCGGCGTGACGGTCGCCGTGGAGGCCGACGCGTTCGAGCCGCGCCTGCCCTTCGAGGTCGAAACCGCCCTGTATCGCATTTGCCAGGAGGCGCTGACGAACATATCGAAGCACGCGCAGGCGAGCCACGCGGTGGTGCGCCTGCGGCGCGAGCCGGACACCGTCCGGCTGACCGTGACCGACGACGGCGTGGGTTTTGACACAGCGGCGGTGACTCGGTCCGATGGCACGCTGAAAGGAATCGGTCTATTAAGCATGGAACGACGCGCGGAGGAGCTCGGCGGGACGTTTCGTATCGAATCGGCGCCGGGCCGGGGCACGACGGTCTACGTTACGGTGCCGCGGAGACCACAGAGGCAAGTATGA
- a CDS encoding response regulator codes for MDTTPQYPDRGRQTGQRAERNLRIMLVGHHPLVRQSLRDIIHGEPDLEVVAEAAVIEDALVAGRALQPDVVILDVASARDRGVAALRDACPPEHPPRIVMVGMSADREHVMHALRAGACGYLRTQDAAEELVAAVRTASPARLFLGAAIEKEEIMAEVVSTQRKARVLVVEDDSDFVDIAKTALEAGGYEVLVANTKDDGLKRAREERPDAIILDVMMPEGTEGFHFVWELRQDPDEAIRAIPILVLSAIHERSQLRFYPDQGDDTYEPFEYLPVQEFVDKPVAPGELLEKVRRLVAGAPAKSKPA; via the coding sequence ATGGACACAACACCGCAATACCCCGACCGGGGGCGGCAGACGGGTCAGCGCGCCGAGAGGAACCTCCGCATCATGCTCGTCGGTCACCATCCTCTGGTACGCCAGAGCCTGCGTGACATCATCCACGGCGAGCCGGACCTGGAGGTCGTCGCCGAAGCGGCGGTTATCGAGGATGCGCTCGTGGCCGGGCGGGCGCTGCAGCCGGACGTGGTGATCCTCGACGTCGCCTCGGCCAGGGACCGCGGCGTGGCGGCGCTGCGAGATGCCTGTCCGCCGGAACATCCGCCGCGGATCGTGATGGTGGGGATGTCGGCCGACCGGGAGCATGTGATGCATGCGCTGCGCGCCGGGGCGTGCGGCTACTTGCGCACTCAGGACGCAGCGGAGGAACTCGTGGCGGCGGTACGCACCGCATCCCCCGCGCGGCTCTTTTTGGGCGCCGCGATCGAAAAGGAGGAGATCATGGCAGAGGTGGTTTCCACACAGAGAAAGGCGAGGGTGCTCGTGGTCGAGGACGATTCGGATTTCGTGGACATCGCGAAGACGGCGCTCGAAGCCGGCGGGTACGAGGTCCTGGTCGCCAACACTAAGGACGACGGCCTCAAGCGCGCGCGGGAGGAACGACCTGACGCTATCATCCTCGACGTCATGATGCCGGAGGGGACCGAAGGCTTCCACTTCGTGTGGGAGCTGCGTCAGGATCCCGACGAGGCGATCCGCGCGATCCCCATCCTGGTGCTCAGCGCGATTCACGAGCGAAGCCAACTGCGGTTCTACCCTGACCAGGGCGACGACACGTACGAGCCGTTCGAGTACCTGCCGGTTCAGGAGTTCGTTGACAAGCCGGTGGCGCCCGGCGAACTGCTTGAGAAGGTGCGGCGTCTCGTCGCGGGCGCGCCGGCGAAATCGAAGCCGGCGTGA
- a CDS encoding PHP domain-containing protein produces MAQALRRYRADLHVHTALSPCASEAMTPPAIITAARQREVDLIGAVDHNAAGNARALIAATECRGPDGPIHVLPGLEVESAEGVHVVCLCNSAEAAEAMQEFVWSHLPAATNRPEAIGEQSLLDAEGRAVRQETRLLLQATTIKLDELCREAARRGLLCVPAHVTRRTYGLLGVLGFVPDHLAFDALELGPPGRTPLPLAARPQADLGRLPQVRASDAHRLDDIGTACTDFWLAKPTVAELRLALRQRAGRRACAVPLGG; encoded by the coding sequence ATGGCGCAGGCGCTCAGGCGATACCGGGCCGACCTCCACGTGCACACGGCCCTGTCGCCGTGCGCGAGCGAGGCGATGACGCCGCCGGCGATCATCACGGCGGCGCGCCAGCGCGAGGTTGACTTGATTGGAGCGGTGGACCATAACGCGGCGGGCAATGCGCGAGCTTTGATTGCGGCGACCGAGTGCCGAGGGCCGGACGGGCCGATCCATGTTCTGCCGGGCCTCGAGGTCGAAAGCGCGGAGGGAGTGCACGTCGTGTGTCTCTGCAACAGCGCGGAGGCCGCCGAGGCGATGCAGGAGTTTGTGTGGTCGCACCTGCCGGCGGCGACAAACCGTCCCGAGGCGATCGGGGAGCAGTCCCTGCTCGATGCCGAGGGACGCGCGGTGAGACAGGAAACGAGATTGCTGCTGCAAGCGACGACGATCAAGCTGGATGAGCTGTGTCGGGAGGCCGCGCGGCGGGGCTTGCTGTGCGTGCCCGCGCACGTCACGCGGAGGACGTACGGGCTGCTGGGGGTGCTGGGGTTCGTTCCCGATCATCTGGCATTCGACGCGCTCGAGCTGGGCCCGCCGGGTCGGACGCCGCTGCCGCTGGCCGCCCGCCCCCAGGCGGATCTCGGGCGCTTGCCGCAGGTACGCGCCTCGGACGCTCATCGGCTTGACGACATCGGCACGGCGTGTACGGACTTCTGGCTCGCGAAGCCCACGGTGGCTGAGCTTCGTCTCGCCCTGCGGCAGAGAGCGGGGCGGCGGGCCTGCGCGGTGCCACTGGGAGGGTGA
- a CDS encoding ATP-binding protein produces the protein MRDLCQHIMDLVENAAAARASRVSVELCEDETRDRMTLSVEDNGRGIGPDALERAADPFYTTRQTRAVGLGLSLLRAAAARCGGDFAIHSTPGQGTRVECSFGLSHIDRAPLGDVVATLTALVAVHPGLDLRYEHRQGDRCFSLDTAEFRAALGEGPGLDEPAVVAALRRYLAGEWDAFRERAGPSVEERAPPAAARDGAE, from the coding sequence ATGCGCGATCTCTGCCAACACATCATGGATCTCGTCGAGAACGCCGCAGCGGCCCGGGCGAGCCGGGTGAGCGTCGAGTTGTGCGAGGATGAGACGCGAGACCGCATGACGTTGTCGGTTGAGGATAACGGGCGCGGCATCGGCCCGGACGCGCTCGAACGCGCCGCGGATCCGTTCTACACGACGCGGCAGACGCGCGCGGTGGGCCTGGGATTGAGCCTGCTGCGAGCGGCGGCCGCGCGTTGCGGAGGCGACTTCGCGATCCATTCGACCCCCGGTCAAGGAACCCGGGTCGAATGCAGCTTCGGCCTGTCGCACATTGACCGTGCGCCGTTGGGTGACGTCGTCGCGACGCTGACGGCGCTGGTCGCGGTGCATCCCGGGCTCGACCTGCGCTACGAGCACCGCCAGGGCGACCGGTGCTTCAGCTTGGACACAGCCGAGTTCCGAGCCGCGCTGGGCGAAGGCCCGGGCCTGGACGAGCCGGCTGTCGTGGCAGCACTGCGCCGGTACCTGGCGGGCGAGTGGGATGCCTTCCGGGAGCGGGCTGGGCCATCGGTTGAGGAGAGAGCGCCGCCCGCGGCAGCGCGCGACGGCGCCGAGTGA
- a CDS encoding serine kinase, whose amino-acid sequence MTVRQVAEDLGLSVRAAESGLDAAVRGGIACDLLSVVMSQAAKGALWVTVQCHPNVVAVATLAGVSGIVIAHGFEPEPETLSKAEQERIPVLTTSASSFEVAGRLYGLGVR is encoded by the coding sequence ATGACCGTGCGGCAAGTTGCAGAGGACCTGGGGCTGTCGGTGCGCGCGGCGGAGAGCGGGCTCGACGCGGCAGTGCGCGGCGGCATCGCGTGCGACCTGCTCAGCGTCGTCATGAGCCAGGCCGCGAAAGGCGCCCTCTGGGTCACGGTGCAGTGCCATCCGAACGTGGTCGCGGTGGCGACGCTTGCGGGCGTGAGTGGCATCGTGATCGCTCACGGGTTCGAGCCCGAGCCGGAGACTCTGAGCAAGGCGGAGCAGGAACGCATTCCAGTCCTCACTACATCGGCATCATCCTTCGAGGTGGCCGGTCGGCTCTATGGGCTGGGAGTGCGCTAG
- a CDS encoding response regulator transcription factor yields MKPVMILLADDHTIVRQGLKAILDAEPDLHVVGEVSDGREAVQAVRSLRPGVVVMDIAMPGLNGIEATRQIASLPGAPRVIILSMYADVEHVLHALEAGAAGYVRKQDADAELVAAVRGGDPGKPFLSPSVDRELVEEHRRRAEVQTARQPQEYEPLTPREREVLQLVAEGRPNKQIASILGIAVRTVEAHRASIMRKLSITDQASLVRYAVRKGIVSMDE; encoded by the coding sequence ATGAAACCCGTCATGATATTGCTCGCGGACGATCACACCATCGTCCGCCAGGGGCTGAAAGCGATCCTCGACGCCGAGCCCGACCTCCACGTGGTGGGCGAAGTGAGCGACGGCCGCGAGGCGGTACAGGCAGTGCGCTCGTTGCGGCCCGGGGTGGTGGTGATGGACATTGCGATGCCCGGTCTCAACGGGATCGAGGCCACGCGGCAGATCGCGTCGCTGCCGGGCGCTCCCCGAGTGATCATCCTCAGCATGTACGCGGACGTGGAGCACGTGCTGCACGCGCTCGAGGCGGGAGCCGCGGGCTACGTGCGCAAGCAAGACGCTGACGCGGAACTCGTCGCCGCCGTTCGCGGCGGCGACCCAGGAAAGCCGTTTCTGAGCCCCAGCGTTGACCGGGAACTGGTCGAAGAGCACCGACGCCGCGCCGAAGTGCAGACCGCGCGACAGCCCCAGGAATACGAGCCGCTGACGCCTCGTGAACGCGAAGTCCTGCAGTTGGTCGCGGAGGGTCGGCCGAACAAGCAGATTGCCTCGATACTCGGCATCGCCGTGCGCACCGTCGAGGCACACCGCGCCAGCATCATGAGGAAGCTCAGCATCACGGATCAGGCCAGCCTCGTGCGCTACGCGGTGCGCAAGGGCATCGTGTCGATGGACGAATAG